TAAATACATCTTTTATATCGCAAAAtgatgtacatatattatatgtaagtatgtgAAAAATACGAATGCGTAAAATTGCCAAGTGGtgaaattttacatttttacagctaaaaaaaaaatattctgttaattttttaatttccttttttttttttttttcttttttttttctttagttGTCCATTTGGCTGAATGTAAACTCAGCGTAAAAATTGAATTGAAAGATGTACAAGAAAATGTACGAACAAATGAGCGAAAAAGTGTGAAACAAAATAGGaaatgcatacataaaaataaatttgttacttttatattaatacgcGCATAtgagaattttttttgtgtatttttaaatcaaTCCTTATACATTTGTACTATAtgatattacataaatatatacatatattcataaaaattaatataaatacatatatatataatacgtttttatatataataatatttatacaaacgAGGACAAAGTTTcacaaaacaaaattttttttttattttttacttttcatataaatataactcaATGCATGCGAAAGggatttatttatttttttttttttttaaattgtattaaaataatttaaaatataattaagttaaaattattttttctttttttatatgcatacacaaatacttaacatatatatatatatatatatatatatatatatatatatatatatacattttatttacgTAAAGTTAAAGGCATTCTTGTGGTTCTctctctttttaaatatagtgttacgaaaataataatatagaatttttactaatttcGAGCTAAATAACTTAAATAAAGGAgtgtttcttcttttctttgtttgttttctttattttctttttgttttttttttcctttttttttgtgttccGAAAATGCGACCATGTGATCCTAATTCAGCTTTTTTTGGATTTATGGGAATTGCTGCATCCTCCATTTTTTCCAGTAATTTTTGAACATTTTAGAAGATTTACACATTTAGCcaaatttttgtatatttatgtacatacgcatatatttatatatgtatatatattatgtataccTTTGCATTATGTGTACACATGAATTTTGCTTGTTTTTCTTTGGAACGTTCATATGCAAGGATAGTTTGTTAGTGTCCTTtgaaccttttttttatttttacatcaTTTTCCTCCCACTATAGCATTTGTAcatgtgtatttatatgttatgtacatgtgtatatatatgttacgtatgtgtgtatatatatattacgtacgtgtatatgtatagtgCATACACGTATAAGTATATTGCATATGTTCATGTGTATATTACATGCgcctatatgtatattacatatatatatatatatatatatatgtaatatgttaCACATAAGTTTGTATACATGccttattaatattttattccatttcaGATTTGGGGGCTGCCTTTGGTACGGCCAAAAGTGGAGTAGGGGTATGTAGTGTGGGTGTTATGAGGCCTGATCTAATTATGAAATCGATATTACCTGTAGTTATGGCTGGTGTGCTTGGTATTTATGGAATTATTATGTCTATTCTTATATACGGAAGAAGTTAGTACATTCCATAATTTAATACGTGACTAAAGCACACATccgtatacacatatatatatgctaacATTTGTGCAAAAAAAACATGGATAcaacttttttctttttaattcttttgtGAAATGAGAactatttgttttttgtgAATATAACTAAACATTAGCAAATTGTGCGAGCAGTTTGAAGTTACACTTAGGGAAAGTTAATTTGTTGCatattgttttataaatacatatacacatttagaattttttttttttatctagcCATATTGCTTAAAtgatttcatatatatatatttttttttttttttatctaaataaaatgaataaatgatatttcattttttttttttttttttcgtcaATTTGCAGTGACTCCAGCTGCTGAGTACTCCACTTTTTTGGGATACACACATTTATCATCTGGGTTAATAGTTGGATTAAGTTCATTAGTACGTGAACAAAAggatttaaaatgttttgaATATTTCTCCATATTCTGTTTTTGTCAGTTCACACAACAAATGTTTGAATGTTTGGATGTGTGAGTATGTGAATATGCAAATGTATGAATGTGCATGTGCCAGTATTTATTCGAAATTGCTTAGCGACCAAATTGTTATTTCTCCCTTAAATTATAGGCTGCCGGATTAGCTATTGGAATTGTTGGTGATGCAGGTGTAAGAGCCAATGCGCAACAAAACAGACTGTTCATTGGAATGATTTTAATTCTTGTTTTTTCAGAAACCCTTGCATTATATGgtaagtttttttttgtatatgatACACACAGAGTTTCCTTGGAATGAACGAACagttatgcatataatatacacgcataaacttatatatatgtgtgtatatatacttatatgtacatatatgtgtacatccGTATTGTATCCCCCGACAGTTTTCGAACATCTCGTTTTTACATCCCTTTCCCTACAGGTTTAATTATCGGTATTTACATTTCCATATCAGAACCGACGAAGCTTTGCGCATCATATGCAACACAataactttattattttttttctttaacaCAAAAGAGAAGAAGATTTATGGCGTATGTAATTAAGTTGAGATAAGAAGCACAAATAGCAGGCAGATTTTtgcaattatatatttgttaacgattttattttttagtttatgTTACGAGAAAAATCAGAGAAATAgcttttatgcatatatgcataaattgATAAAGgctaaaattttaatagagTAGAACTAAGCGTAGCTACAAAGGTGCGTGTAGTGAGAAgagggtaaaaaaaaaaaaaagaaaaaacaatcagtagtaaaaatgatttttttttttttttttttaaataatataaatcaaaaagtatataattacattatgCATACACATGTGTATGCCTATTACATCATAAGAAGGCTtcttaaaatgtttaaacGATGataacttctttttttttaaaatacaccCATTTTAAATAACAATGAACTTTCTATATGTTGCTAAAAGGGAGTTACatatttagttttattttgatacatatatagatgTACATTATGTACTACTTTTATGTCagtcttttttatattattttattcttataatatttttttttttttttaacttcatACACCAATATAAAcgttagtaaaaataaaaaatgaaaaattcttgaatgaaaaaaaaaaaaagtcgtCACAGTGGGGCTAGTCGTGGAACATGTCTGtgtattgatatatatatgtgcatacataatacacataaaaaaaaaggggaaagaaaaatatacatcGATACTACTATTTGTTTGcgaacaataaatatattcctttatgtgtgcttaaaatatttttaaatagattaaaaaaatgcatttgGAGGAAGCATTAAAATATGCGTAACGTCAAAAGATcgtacttatttttttaaaaatcgTATGTTGCATTGGGGTATCCTTTTCATTAATTGGGATATACAATATATGCACGAGATTGAattattcatgtatatatatttttttcttaaaaatactGTAATTATATCTTGTTAagtcataaaaattaaaaaatgtacctAGCCAAATTTCTACAATTATGTCTAGTTTCCATTGCAACAGgtcctttaatttttgtcgccttcaatttattttttgctatAATAACAAATGCATTGTCATCAAATTTTATGTAACTGCCATCTTTTCTTttagtttctttttttctccttaCAATAATTCCTTTAGGAGTCTTTTCTGAAATACCACATTCGCTAGTTTTATCTCGTATAGACACTCTTATCCTATCTCCTATTTTTCCTGTACCCCATTTATTCTTTCCAATTCCAATTATACATGCCTTTATGACTCCACTGTTATCTGCACATCGGACCATGGACTGCCTCCAAAGACCACTAAAAAGTTGCGTTAGCCGTATCATTAATTACGGTTATGCAGTCAAGTacgcataaatatacatatacatatatttatacgtacataataaattgtaGCGAAAAGATTTTATCTGTAAATTATGGTGCAACaaccttttatattttttattttcttcagcGTAGTAAGAAAACCATGAAGCTGATTTTACTTAACTCTTTCCATTTAACAGTATAATTCAACATGTAGTTTATGAGAACAAAAGGAAGAGAACaaatgtgtattttttttttcttttttttttatctagccaaaatagtaaaacatttcatttttttttttttttctagctaaaatggtaaaacgttttaatttattttattttttttctttgatatatattatcatgaAAAATGCAAAGTTGTCATTTTGAACTTAAGTTTATATTTAcgtaaagagaaaaaatttagGGTAGTATAAGCCCTGGGTACATCTTCATAAAGCTGAAAACTTTCGAACGGAGAATGAATTGTTATCACACTTTCACGTATacgtacaaatatttatttaagtattatgtgtacatatttaatattatttttgtgcttattttaaaaagggtTACCCCTTCtatgtttttttcctttttttagtACTTTGTGATCGccaaacttttttttctatgttcattttatgtttttaaaaaaggcatttccttaaaaatattttgcatgaataataaatttcatgCATTACTGATACAAATGCTGCGTTATTTATGAATCATACTAATTTAAGCAGTTCACAGAAcatgtatattaaattaaatgataaaaactagttttttaatctttttcaATGTATGCGCAAGTATAACACATAGTTACTTTTGcgtaatgtaaatatataaaaatttgtaaattttacgaaacatttatttttgtacgAAATCAAATTCGAAAGTTAAGAATAAATACCCATAATCAACggaataaaatttattttgaaaaagaagGGTGCATATTTTAGTAATCCTTACTAATATCAAAGGTGCTGTTATCAAATGTTTCATGATAAATGAATACACGTAACGTGGAAATTATGAATAAGGATGCGGTAAcgttttttaaacaaaaaggaatagagattactactattacatatatatatatatatatatatatacgtatttcGTTATACACATGTCTACTTAACTGTGCATGGTGCACCATTCACAGTTCAGAAACATACGCACTACACACATTTACACCACAAGAAGTTTTCGTTCATCCTACGGGGAAAACGGGAATATACGTAAAACGTTTTGCGCACTATTGTTTATTTGGTTTAACTAAGCAGCCTTTGTAAGGTGCCTCTTGGCCATgcgcatgtatatataagtataaacacatgtacacatatttaCACGTATTTACACATACAAGAATATAGTTATATGGAATAAAATGAGGAGAGGTAggtaatatgaaaaaaaaaaagaaaaaaaaaaggttctCTAAAAACGCACCATAAaaccttttttcttttgtttttcataattattctttatcGTCACGTCGgaaaaatgcaaatattTGGAGGCCTCTATTTTTTGGTTCCTGATATATTCAATTATTTGATCTTTTTTGTTAAGAGGATAATTACTTTGGACTTGCTTCTTCtttgttaaataaataacaatatcATTTTCCCCAATTTTACTTTCTTTTCCGTTTCTCAAATTATAATCATTGGGCATAAGATATagacaataatatttttcaaataagtgttcatattttttagtataatAATCTTTTAACGAAATTAGagatttttctaaataatcttgcctaataataataaactcattatttattatagtaCCACTAAAATTTTGTGGAAGAAACAATATTGGTATatctataattttattattatgttcattataattattagtattttctgaaattaataaaatgttttttaatgTCTTATCTGAAAGttcttcatttctttttttcaaattattaatttcaaTCTGACTTAGTTCAggtaattttaatttagataaataatcatttttttcggAAGTTGACaaactacatatatatctgtGAACTTCATCAGATATATTACCCCATGCATGAACTTGTTTTctccattttttcatttccttaTT
The window above is part of the Plasmodium malariae genome assembly, chromosome: 10 genome. Proteins encoded here:
- the PmUG01_10025400 gene encoding V-type proton ATPase 16 kDa proteolipid subunit, putative — translated: MRPCDPNSAFFGFMGIAASSIFSNLGAAFGTAKSGVGVCSVGVMRPDLIMKSILPVVMAGVLGIYGIIMSILIYGRMTPAAEYSTFLGYTHLSSGLIVGLSSLAAGLAIGIVGDAGVRANAQQNRLFIGMILILVFSETLALYGLIIGIYISISEPTKLCASYATQ
- the PmUG01_10025500 gene encoding mitochondrial ribosomal protein L14 precursor, putative, with the protein product MIRLTQLFSGLWRQSMVRCADNSGVIKACIIGIGKNKWGTGKIGDRIRVSIRDKTSECGISEKTPKGIIVRRKKETKRKDGSYIKFDDNAFVIIAKNKLKATKIKGPVAMETRHNCRNLARYIF
- the SLBP gene encoding histone RNA hairpin-binding protein, putative, producing MSERLNFQRNKYKNVNNQLSKAQINQRLKNISLTKRLISYERYINAVPKKERSENLKNDWHPETPRIDKKLSLSQWNKEMKKWRKQVHAWGNISDEVHRYICSLSTSEKNDYLSKLKLPELSQIEINNLKKRNEELSDKTLKNILLISENTNNYNEHNNKIIDIPILFLPQNFSGTIINNEFIIIRQDYLEKSLISLKDYYTKKYEHLFEKYYCLYLMPNDYNLRNGKESKIGENDIVIYLTKKKQVQSNYPLNKKDQIIEYIRNQKIEASKYLHFSDVTIKNNYEKQKKKGFMVRF